One genomic region from Fusobacterium sp. IOR10 encodes:
- a CDS encoding TlyA family RNA methyltransferase produces the protein MKERLDVLLVKNGFCENLNIAKRFIMAGQVIVNEMKIDKAGTMIKISDDELNIRIKGKKFPYVSRGGLKLEKALKVFNLNFQDKVILDVGASTGGFTHCALLNGAKHVYAVDVGTNQLDWKLRSDKRVTSLENTHIRDLKLEDIDNLKTDYIVMDVSFISITNIFEHLKTFFSSETKLMALIKPQFEVEKSMLSKGGIVREKDYQIFAIERVIKEAKKNGLYLESLDYSPIKGGKGNSEYISIFGVLKKEANINIEEIVNSCENLGGAL, from the coding sequence ATGAAAGAGAGATTAGACGTTCTTTTAGTAAAAAATGGATTTTGTGAGAATTTAAATATAGCAAAGAGATTTATAATGGCAGGTCAGGTAATAGTCAATGAAATGAAAATAGATAAAGCAGGAACAATGATAAAAATATCTGATGATGAGTTAAATATTAGAATAAAAGGTAAAAAATTTCCTTATGTTAGTAGGGGAGGTTTAAAGTTAGAAAAAGCTTTAAAGGTTTTTAATTTAAATTTTCAAGATAAGGTAATTTTAGATGTTGGGGCATCAACAGGAGGATTTACTCATTGCGCTCTTTTGAATGGAGCTAAACATGTTTATGCAGTTGATGTTGGAACTAATCAATTAGATTGGAAACTAAGATCTGATAAAAGAGTGACTTCATTGGAAAATACCCATATAAGAGATTTAAAATTAGAAGATATTGATAATTTAAAAACAGACTATATAGTTATGGATGTTTCTTTTATTTCAATAACAAATATATTTGAACATTTAAAAACATTTTTTTCATCTGAAACTAAATTAATGGCTTTAATCAAACCTCAGTTTGAAGTTGAAAAATCCATGCTATCTAAAGGTGGTATAGTTAGAGAAAAAGACTATCAGATTTTTGCCATAGAAAGAGTAATTAAAGAGGCAAAAAAAAATGGATTGTATTTAGAAAGTTTAGACTATTCTCCTATAAAAGGTGGTAAGGGAAATTCTGAGTACATTTCAATATTTGGAGTTTTAAAAAAAGAGGCCAATATAAATATTGAAGAAATTGTTAATTCTTGTGAAAATTTAGGGGGAGCTTTATGA
- a CDS encoding S41 family peptidase, translating to MKKFKKLVIVLFMTLLTVNISAKEKTGFMSNIKQLKEISDIMDIVQENFVGDKEIDKEILMQGALRGMIESLEDAHSNYFSKDGMEDLENQINGEYTGVGMIIRKYSNEPVTVELLIEGTPAFKAGIRPNDKIMKIDGESTYNMELEDASKKLKGKVGTSVKLMIYREKEKKEKEVILKRANIKLENVKSKMLDNKIGYIKLTQFGTDVDLQVAKSLEKLQESGMEGLIFDLRNNPGGKIDQAIKIGSMFIKEGVIVSERPKKGKEMFSEREGKYYGDFPLIILINEGSASASEIVSGAVRDYKRGLLLGEKSYGKGSVQVLMPLPDGDGIKLTIAKYYTPNGENINGIGIEPDIKVEEKDDYLFYDGLITNINEKSQEKSKEKLLKNSVGEKEAKDLISREDKQLKAAEKQMLKMVKDYKNKK from the coding sequence ATGAAGAAATTTAAAAAGCTAGTAATAGTGTTATTTATGACTCTATTAACAGTTAATATATCTGCAAAAGAAAAAACTGGATTTATGAGTAATATTAAACAATTAAAAGAAATATCAGATATTATGGATATTGTTCAGGAAAATTTTGTTGGAGATAAAGAAATAGATAAAGAAATTCTTATGCAAGGAGCCTTAAGGGGAATGATAGAATCCTTAGAAGATGCACATTCTAATTATTTTTCAAAGGATGGAATGGAAGATTTGGAAAACCAAATAAATGGAGAATATACTGGGGTAGGAATGATTATTAGAAAGTATTCAAATGAACCAGTAACTGTAGAATTGTTAATAGAAGGGACTCCAGCATTTAAAGCTGGAATAAGACCTAATGATAAAATAATGAAAATAGATGGAGAAAGCACTTATAATATGGAATTAGAAGATGCTTCTAAAAAATTAAAAGGTAAAGTTGGAACTAGCGTAAAACTTATGATTTATAGGGAAAAAGAAAAAAAAGAAAAAGAAGTTATTTTAAAAAGAGCAAATATAAAATTAGAAAATGTAAAAAGTAAAATGCTAGATAATAAGATAGGTTATATAAAATTAACTCAATTTGGAACAGACGTGGATTTGCAAGTTGCTAAAAGCTTGGAAAAACTTCAAGAATCAGGAATGGAAGGATTGATATTTGATCTAAGAAATAATCCTGGTGGGAAAATAGATCAAGCTATAAAAATAGGTTCCATGTTTATTAAAGAGGGAGTAATTGTAAGTGAAAGACCTAAAAAAGGTAAAGAGATGTTTTCAGAAAGAGAAGGAAAATATTATGGAGATTTCCCATTAATAATATTAATAAATGAAGGAAGTGCTTCAGCTTCTGAAATAGTTTCAGGTGCTGTTAGAGACTATAAAAGAGGGCTATTACTAGGAGAAAAAAGTTATGGAAAGGGAAGTGTTCAAGTTTTAATGCCTTTACCAGATGGAGATGGTATTAAATTAACTATAGCAAAATACTATACACCTAATGGAGAAAACATAAATGGAATAGGAATAGAACCAGATATTAAAGTTGAGGAAAAGGATGATTATCTATTCTATGATGGATTAATAACTAACATAAATGAAAAATCTCAAGAAAAAAGTAAAGAAAAATTATTAAAAAATTCTGTTGGTGAAAAAGAAGCTAAGGACTTAATATCAAGGGAAGATAAGCAATTAAAAGCAGCAGAAAAACAAATGTTGAAAATGGTAAAGGATTATAAAAATAAGAAATAA
- the rsmI gene encoding 16S rRNA (cytidine(1402)-2'-O)-methyltransferase yields the protein MLYIVATPIGNLEDITLRAIRVLKEADYIFAEDTRVTKKLLNHLEISNTLYRYDEHTKQHQVENIVNLLKDGKTVALVTDAGTPCISDPGYEVVDEALKEGIKVTPIPGVSAMTAAASVAGVSMRRFLFEGFLPKKKGRQTLLKSLANEKRTIMFFESPHRVMKTLKDIDSYIGNKNIVLIREITKIYEEIIRGTAQELMESLKDRTLKGEFVVIIRGNEQEPVKERVNKYVNMKEEGEY from the coding sequence ATGCTTTATATAGTAGCAACTCCAATTGGAAACTTAGAAGATATAACTTTAAGAGCAATAAGAGTTTTAAAAGAAGCAGATTATATTTTTGCAGAGGATACAAGGGTGACAAAAAAACTTTTAAATCATCTTGAAATTTCAAATACTTTATATAGATACGATGAACATACAAAACAACATCAAGTGGAAAATATTGTTAATTTATTAAAAGATGGTAAAACTGTTGCTTTAGTAACAGATGCAGGTACTCCTTGTATTTCAGATCCAGGATATGAGGTTGTTGATGAGGCTTTAAAGGAAGGAATTAAAGTAACGCCTATTCCAGGAGTTAGTGCAATGACTGCAGCAGCATCTGTAGCAGGGGTTTCTATGAGAAGATTCCTTTTTGAAGGTTTTCTTCCTAAAAAAAAGGGAAGACAAACATTACTAAAATCTTTAGCCAATGAGAAAAGAACTATAATGTTTTTTGAATCTCCCCATAGAGTTATGAAAACTCTAAAGGATATAGATAGTTATATTGGTAATAAAAATATTGTATTAATCAGGGAAATAACTAAAATTTATGAAGAAATAATAAGGGGAACAGCTCAAGAATTGATGGAATCTTTAAAGGATAGAACTTTAAAAGGTGAGTTTGTTGTAATAATAAGAGGAAACGAACAAGAACCTGTGAAAGAAAGAGTTAATAAATACGTAAATATGAAAGAAGAGGGTGAATATTAA
- the ylqF gene encoding ribosome biogenesis GTPase YlqF, which yields MAMTKINWYPGHMKKTKDMMKENMPLIDIVLEVVDARIPISSRNPDIKIFSKNKKRIIVINKSDLVDKKELAIWKKYFLENNDADEVLELSAETGFNMKKLFTIIDKVASEKRERLMKKGLRKVNTRLMVCGIPNVGKSKLINKIVGKNTAGVGNKPGYTKGKQWIRIKEGLELLDTPGILWPKFEDDRVGYNLAISGAIKDEILPVEDVACIFIGKMISYGLEDNLKKKYKLLDEDFEGVPGNVIEKIALRMKMLQKGDKLNIHQATHTLLRDYRSGKLGRFGLDRDFIL from the coding sequence ATGGCAATGACAAAGATTAACTGGTATCCAGGTCATATGAAAAAAACCAAGGATATGATGAAGGAAAATATGCCACTAATAGATATAGTTTTAGAGGTAGTAGATGCAAGAATACCTATTTCAAGTAGAAATCCAGATATTAAGATTTTTTCTAAAAATAAAAAAAGAATAATAGTAATAAATAAATCTGATTTAGTTGATAAAAAAGAATTAGCTATTTGGAAAAAATACTTTTTAGAAAATAATGATGCTGATGAAGTATTGGAATTAAGTGCTGAAACAGGTTTTAATATGAAAAAATTATTTACTATTATAGATAAGGTAGCTTCTGAAAAAAGAGAGAGACTTATGAAAAAAGGTCTTAGAAAAGTAAATACAAGATTAATGGTGTGTGGAATTCCAAATGTTGGGAAATCTAAATTAATAAATAAAATTGTTGGGAAAAATACTGCAGGTGTTGGAAATAAGCCTGGATATACAAAGGGTAAACAATGGATAAGAATCAAAGAAGGGTTAGAATTATTAGATACTCCAGGTATTTTATGGCCTAAATTTGAAGATGATAGAGTTGGATATAATTTAGCTATTTCAGGAGCTATAAAGGATGAAATTTTACCTGTTGAAGATGTTGCTTGCATTTTTATTGGAAAAATGATATCTTATGGACTAGAAGATAATTTAAAGAAAAAATATAAACTTTTAGATGAGGATTTTGAGGGTGTTCCAGGAAATGTAATAGAAAAAATTGCCCTAAGAATGAAAATGCTTCAAAAGGGTGATAAATTAAATATACACCAAGCAACTCATACTTTACTAAGAGATTATAGAAGTGGAAAATTAGGAAGATTTGGTTTAGACAGAGATTTTATACTTTAA
- a CDS encoding NAD+ synthase, giving the protein MKREILEKMINPMDEIEEKVVKFVRDEVTNRGFKKVILGLSGGIDSALVAFIATKALGKENVSTLMMPYKTSSPESLAHGKLVVEKLGVKTKKIEITPMVDAYFETEKGATSLRKGNMMARTRMAVLFDNSSKEDALVIGTSNKTEILLGYGTQYGDTACGINPIGELFKAQVFELAKRLGVPKELIEKKPSADLWEGQTDEEELGFTYDLADEILFQISIERKTKEELEDMGYSKTLLDTIFNRIKRNAYKSSMPAIAKL; this is encoded by the coding sequence ATGAAAAGAGAAATACTTGAAAAAATGATAAATCCAATGGATGAAATTGAAGAAAAAGTAGTTAAATTTGTAAGGGATGAAGTTACAAATAGAGGTTTTAAAAAAGTTATTTTAGGTCTTTCTGGAGGTATAGACTCTGCATTAGTTGCATTTATAGCTACAAAGGCTTTAGGTAAAGAAAATGTTTCCACATTAATGATGCCATATAAAACATCAAGTCCAGAAAGTTTAGCCCATGGAAAATTAGTTGTAGAAAAACTAGGGGTAAAGACTAAAAAAATAGAAATAACTCCAATGGTAGATGCTTATTTTGAAACAGAAAAAGGAGCAACTAGTTTGAGAAAAGGAAATATGATGGCAAGAACTAGAATGGCAGTATTATTTGATAATTCATCTAAAGAAGATGCATTAGTTATAGGGACATCAAATAAAACTGAAATTTTATTAGGATATGGGACTCAATATGGAGATACAGCATGTGGAATAAATCCTATAGGAGAATTATTTAAAGCTCAAGTTTTTGAATTGGCTAAAAGATTAGGGGTTCCAAAAGAACTTATAGAAAAAAAACCAAGTGCAGATTTATGGGAAGGTCAAACTGATGAAGAAGAGTTAGGCTTTACTTATGATTTAGCTGATGAAATCTTATTTCAAATTTCTATTGAAAGAAAAACAAAGGAAGAATTAGAAGATATGGGATATAGTAAAACTTTATTAGATACTATATTTAATAGAATAAAAAGAAATGCTTATAAAAGTAGTATGCCTGCTATAGCAAAGTTGTAA
- the thiE gene encoding thiamine phosphate synthase produces MRNRIPIPEGIYGITGDNFSNGKSNLECVEEMIKGGIKIIQYRDKNKSINEKLKEALEIKKICKENNVLFIVNDHIDIALLVDADGVHVGQEDLDPKYVRQLIGDDKIIGLSTHSPEQGRKANLNPYIDYIGVGPIFPTTTKETAPVGLEYLDFVVNNLDIPYTAIGGIKEHNINIIKNHGAKRICLVSEIVGANSISSKVGELYRLLK; encoded by the coding sequence ATGAGAAATAGAATTCCCATACCTGAGGGTATTTACGGAATTACAGGGGATAACTTTTCCAATGGTAAATCTAATTTAGAATGTGTTGAAGAAATGATTAAAGGTGGAATTAAAATTATTCAATACCGGGATAAAAATAAATCTATAAATGAAAAGTTAAAAGAAGCTTTGGAAATAAAAAAAATTTGTAAGGAAAATAATGTTTTATTTATTGTAAATGATCATATTGATATAGCTCTTCTTGTTGATGCTGATGGTGTTCATGTTGGTCAAGAGGATCTTGACCCTAAATATGTTAGGCAACTTATTGGAGATGATAAAATAATTGGACTTTCCACTCATTCTCCTGAACAAGGTAGAAAAGCTAATTTAAATCCCTATATAGACTATATTGGAGTTGGTCCTATTTTCCCTACAACTACTAAAGAAACTGCCCCTGTGGGATTAGAATATTTGGATTTTGTAGTTAACAATCTAGATATTCCTTATACTGCCATTGGAGGAATTAAAGAACATAATATTAATATAATTAAAAATCATGGAGCTAAAAGAATTTGTCTTGTTAGTGAAATAGTTGGTGCTAATAGTATTTCTAGTAAAGTTGGTGAGCTTTACAGACTATTAAAATAA
- the thiF gene encoding sulfur carrier protein ThiS adenylyltransferase ThiF, which yields MIIGIAGCGGIGSNVASHLVRSGVTYLKFGDFDRIESSNLNRQFFFENQIGLFKSETLAKNLKSINSKGNFDFKVIKFDRNNIKTFFNDCDIIVEAFDKKEYKVMLMEELFPLNKIIISASGIGDFHTENIKRKEIGKNLFIVGDFKTDVDNHKTYSHKVSVVASIMAEIVLEKGGYYEK from the coding sequence ATGATTATAGGAATAGCTGGCTGTGGAGGAATTGGATCTAATGTGGCATCTCATTTAGTTAGAAGTGGTGTGACTTACCTTAAATTTGGAGATTTTGATAGAATTGAATCTTCTAATTTAAATCGTCAATTTTTCTTTGAAAATCAAATTGGACTTTTTAAAAGTGAAACATTAGCTAAAAACTTAAAATCTATAAATTCTAAAGGAAATTTTGATTTTAAAGTTATTAAATTTGATAGAAACAATATTAAAACATTTTTTAATGATTGTGATATTATTGTTGAGGCTTTTGATAAAAAAGAATATAAAGTAATGTTAATGGAAGAATTATTTCCACTAAACAAAATTATTATTTCAGCATCTGGAATAGGTGATTTCCACACTGAAAATATTAAAAGAAAAGAGATTGGAAAAAATCTTTTTATAGTTGGAGATTTTAAAACAGATGTAGATAATCATAAAACTTATTCTCATAAAGTTAGTGTAGTGGCTTCTATTATGGCAGAAATAGTTCTAGAAAAAGGAGGATATTATGAGAAATAG
- the thiH gene encoding 2-iminoacetate synthase ThiH, with protein MGFYSVLEKWQNFDFENYFSNVTDENVIESIHKDNLDEFDLLNLLSPIAKNHLEKMAVKANLIKQQYFGNVISLYIPIYISNFCTNNCAYCGFSKKNHIIRKHQNIEQIEEEAKEIAKTGIDHILLLTGEAKEIDTMDYLKDAIRVLKKYFDSVSIEVMPLEEEEYKELKEIGLDGLTVYQETYNEEIYDQVHISGKKKDYHFRLDTPERGAKAGLRTVGMGPLFGLSEIKKEAFLAGLHLKYLTDKYINTAFSISLPRINPAEGGFQPSYPLDDVTFVQFLMAFRLFQVKADINISTREVADFRDHLMNLGITKLSAGSKTDVGGYTEKDKSTCQFEISDTRSAEETIEAIKNYGYQPIYKDWQQIL; from the coding sequence ATGGGATTTTATTCTGTTTTAGAAAAATGGCAAAATTTTGATTTTGAAAATTATTTTTCCAATGTAACTGATGAGAATGTTATTGAAAGTATTCACAAAGATAATTTAGATGAATTTGATCTTCTTAATCTTTTATCTCCAATTGCTAAAAATCATCTTGAAAAAATGGCTGTTAAGGCTAATCTAATAAAACAACAATATTTTGGAAATGTAATATCTTTATATATACCTATTTATATTTCTAATTTTTGTACTAATAATTGTGCTTATTGTGGTTTTTCTAAAAAAAATCATATAATTAGAAAACATCAAAACATTGAACAAATAGAAGAAGAAGCTAAAGAAATAGCTAAAACTGGTATTGATCATATACTTCTATTAACTGGAGAAGCTAAAGAAATTGATACAATGGATTATTTAAAAGATGCTATTAGGGTTTTAAAAAAATACTTTGACTCTGTTTCTATAGAGGTTATGCCACTTGAAGAAGAAGAGTACAAAGAATTGAAAGAAATCGGACTTGATGGATTAACAGTGTATCAAGAAACTTATAATGAAGAAATTTATGATCAAGTTCATATAAGTGGAAAGAAAAAAGATTATCATTTTCGTTTAGATACTCCAGAAAGAGGTGCTAAAGCTGGACTTAGAACTGTTGGAATGGGCCCATTATTTGGTCTTAGTGAAATAAAAAAAGAAGCCTTCTTAGCTGGGCTACATTTAAAATATTTAACTGATAAATATATAAATACTGCTTTTTCTATTTCTCTACCTAGAATAAATCCTGCTGAAGGAGGATTTCAGCCAAGTTATCCCCTTGATGATGTTACATTTGTACAATTTTTAATGGCATTTAGATTATTCCAAGTAAAAGCTGATATTAATATTTCCACTAGAGAAGTTGCTGACTTTAGAGATCATCTTATGAACCTTGGTATAACTAAACTTTCTGCTGGTTCTAAAACTGATGTTGGAGGGTATACTGAAAAGGATAAATCTACCTGCCAATTTGAAATAAGTGATACTCGTTCTGCAGAGGAAACTATTGAAGCTATTAAAAATTATGGATATCAACCTATTTATAAAGATTGGCAACAAATATTATGA
- a CDS encoding thiazole synthase encodes MDNLILKGHEFQSRLLTGTGKFADKNTIAPMLNASESNIITMALRRVNFSDPKENILNYIPKEVTLLPNTSGARNAEEAIKIARIAREAGCGDFIKIEIINDMKYLMPDNEETIKATKVLAKEGFIVLPYIVPDLIAAKKLEEAGAAAVMPLGSPIGSNRGLLTKPLLEMINENKKIPVIIDAGIGAPSQAAEAMEMGVDAVLVNTAISTAEDPVKMGEAFAMAVKAGRMAYLAKLAKTSKFANASSPLTDFLFRGDK; translated from the coding sequence ATGGATAATTTAATTTTAAAAGGACATGAGTTTCAAAGTAGGCTTTTAACTGGAACAGGTAAGTTTGCTGATAAAAATACTATTGCTCCAATGCTAAATGCAAGTGAATCTAATATTATTACTATGGCTCTTAGAAGAGTTAATTTTTCTGATCCAAAGGAAAATATATTGAACTATATTCCAAAAGAAGTAACATTACTTCCAAATACTTCTGGAGCCAGAAATGCTGAAGAAGCTATTAAAATAGCTAGAATAGCTAGGGAAGCTGGATGTGGAGACTTTATAAAAATAGAAATAATTAATGACATGAAGTACTTAATGCCTGATAATGAAGAAACTATTAAAGCAACTAAAGTATTAGCTAAAGAAGGATTTATTGTTCTTCCTTACATTGTTCCTGATTTAATAGCTGCAAAAAAACTAGAAGAAGCTGGGGCTGCTGCTGTTATGCCTTTAGGTTCTCCAATAGGTTCCAATAGAGGACTATTAACTAAGCCATTACTAGAAATGATTAATGAAAACAAAAAAATACCAGTTATTATTGATGCTGGAATAGGTGCTCCTTCCCAAGCTGCTGAAGCTATGGAGATGGGTGTTGACGCTGTTTTAGTAAATACTGCCATATCAACTGCTGAGGATCCTGTTAAAATGGGAGAGGCCTTTGCTATGGCTGTTAAGGCTGGAAGAATGGCTTATCTTGCTAAACTTGCTAAAACTTCTAAATTTGCAAATGCTTCCTCTCCTTTAACAGATTTCTTATTTAGAGGTGATAAATAA
- the thiS gene encoding sulfur carrier protein ThiS, which yields MNIILNGSNEILEKEIFADNFIKKISKEKNINLSGAVILINDLIIKKENWHKTIIKENDNIEVLSFVSGG from the coding sequence GTGAATATTATACTTAATGGATCTAATGAAATATTAGAAAAAGAAATTTTTGCTGATAATTTTATAAAAAAAATCTCAAAAGAAAAAAATATAAATTTATCTGGAGCTGTAATTCTAATTAATGACCTTATTATAAAAAAAGAAAATTGGCATAAAACTATAATAAAAGAAAATGATAATATTGAAGTTTTATCTTTCGTTTCTGGAGGATAA